From Neorhodopirellula lusitana:
AGTTCGGGACTGTGCTTGCGGCACTCGATCATCAGTCGCTCAAAGGCAGGCTGTTTGCCGGGACGCAGTTGGGTGCAAACTGCATCCATCTTGAAGAGTTCGAAATCATAGTCCTTGCAGAAGCCAGCCAGCATGTCGATACGGGCCTGTTCTTCTTCGGGCGAATCACCGAACCCATCGGGGCCCAGCCACACGCCGAGACGACAATCGAAACTTTTGGCAAGGTCGTAGATAGGCTGAAAACCACGAGGGAACTGCTCGTGGAATTTCTCCGTCTTGGTACTGCCGTAATACCTCGGCCCGTCAATGTTGCCAGCGTCGAACGCATAGATTTCGAGTTTCATCCCATACTCATCATGGAGCCATTTGAAGAACTCCAGATTGGTAAGCGTTTGGGCCTCAGTGGAGCCCTCGTTCGTGTTGTTGATCCACGAGAAGTATTGGGCTCGAGACGGCGTGCTTTCGGTAACCCCACGAGTCGTTGGCTCATCGGCCTGGAGTGTGGAACGCACGGGAGCCAGGAATAAACCCAGTAGTCCAATGAAGACGAGGTATTTGATAGTGTCACGCTTGATCATGGTTCTTTATTCTCGGTGCTTTCTTTTTCGTCTGTAGTTGTGTTGTTCAGGGCAGGTCTCGTTGGGTGACGCAGATTTCGTTGGTTGCTGCATCGCTTCGATTCGCGCCGTTGCTATTTCATCAGGATCTCGAGCGTGATTGGCTTGCCCTTTTCAAGTGACAGCGTCCGCTGGTTTGCGTGCTCCGCTGGAGCAATCGCGGCCTTTCCGTCAACGACGGTCAGTTCGGCGATCTCCGAAGGCAGTTCCAGAACAACTGATTGCGAACGATCCGCAAGAAGCGAGACCGAAATCTGTTTTCCGTCCCATTTGAGGTTCTGGATTTCGATCGCACCGCGGCACAGGACTCCCTCGATTTGCCCCAGGGGCCATTCAGCGGGTACGGCAGGCAGCAGCTTGATCTTGCCGAGGTCGGACGCGACCAGCATCTTGATGATCACTGCGGGCATTCCGCCACTGATGTCCATGTTGAACAGCGAGCGGTGATTGTGCATCGAAGCGAGGTTGTTCAACCAAAAACGGTTCACAAGATGCCCGAGGCAATGATAGGCGAGTTCGCTCTCGCCGAGGCTAGTGGACGCTTGGCCCAATTGAACCAACCCGAACGACATGAAGCCGCGTTGGTTGTCCTTCCAGTGCTTGTCGAGTTTGAACTCGATGCTTTTCTTGAAAGCCGACCGAAGTTCTGGGCTCTCGTCGATTTCCTTTGGGAGACCGTCGTAGAGCGGGAAAAGCTGTGAAGAGTGACGGTGGCTGTCTCGGTTGTCGAGTCGAGGCGTCGACCATTCCTTGATGATTCCGTCCTCATCGATCATGTAGTCAGGCATCTTGTCGAGCATCGTCTGCCAGAGTTTCACTTTGTCAGCATTCCGGCCCAGTTCGTTGGATGCCGCGATCAGATTGGTCAGCAGATCCTTGGCGATCGCCACGTCCATGGTGGCGTTGAAGGAACCTTGTGAATTGGAGTTGCCGGGAGTGTTCTCGGGTGACTGCGTGGGTGAGAACACAAACTTTCCGTCAGGGCCTTCGTAGAGATAATCTTCGAAGAAGAGGGCTGCTTGTTCCATGAACGGCAGGGCGTGCTCGGAAAGGAATTCTCGGTCGCCGGTGTAGAGGTAGTAGTCATAGAAGTAGTGGGCGGACCAGCCAGCGCCACCAACCCAGAAACCGCCAGCGAACTCAGGGGCGAGGGCGTTGTTGAATCCGTTAGTGGTCGAGCGAGACGGCAGCACGATCCCACGAGCGCCGAACATGTGTTTGGCGTTCACTTCCAGCCAGGGAACGAGCGATTCGATATAGGTCGTGTAGGACAGCATCAACTCGGGCATGTTGCCCATCAAGTTAGCCGCGATCGCCGAGGGCACATTGCCGTTGTGCGTGAAGTCACTCGCCCATCCCGGCACATAGGTTCCGGCCCAACCGCCCTGTAAGTTTGGCGGCAATTCACCGGTACAGGAAATGATGTTGTAGCGTCCTGCGTCGAACTCCTTCTCAACCAGGGCTCGGTTCAGTTTGTCGAAGCTTGATTCGTCCAGTAGCTCTTCGGTTGTCCGTTGATGGTCTGCTCCACCGCCAATGTCCAGCCGCATCCGATTGAACAGTTCGCCGTGAATCTTGGCATGATCGCCCAACAGCTTGGCGTAGTCGGCTGGCAAATTCGCCAGCGACGACTTCATTGCATCGACTTTGGGTGCATCCGGGTCGTAGAGCACTTGCAGGTCAACGAGAACCAGCACGTCGTCGGCTTTCTTAACATCGATCGTTCCGTCACCGTTGGCCGAATGCGTGCCACCGTCGACAAGGACACGGGCGACGCCTTCCAAGCCGTGGATGCTTCCGGGGTACGCCTTCGTGAATCGATTCTGATACGACAGGCCGAACTCATCCGCGCCGGCGACGATGTCAGTCACGGATTCTTTGAAAACTTCGCCGGAACGTTGGACTTCGTCGGCGTCAAGTTTGTCGCTCGGTTGGCGTTGCTCGAAACCCAGACGGCAGCTCACCGATCCAGGTTTGGAACCGGAGATCGACAGCACGGCCACTGAGTCTTTTCGTGAGACAAACAGGCGCCGCTGGAACACGGTTTGTTGATCAGTCCATTGAACGGTGGCTTCGCCGGTTTGGAAGTCCAGCGATCTCGCGTACTCACTAGGCTCTGTATCGGAGGCCATTTTGACTGAAAGATCGAACGCCGGCACGAACGGATCGGGGTATAAGAAGTCGTCCTGGCCGGACAGATCGAAGGCCAGGTGCGAAGCCTGTTTGTAGAGGCCACGATCAATGAGCTTGCGGATTTCGAAGAGCCGGGCCGAGGTGTCCGGCGGCATCGTGGGTGGCCCTTGTGGTAGGAAGAGCCGTTCGTGGGTGAAGATGATCCGTTCATTCAACGGGCGGCTAAGCACGTTCGCACCAATGGTGCCGTTGCCTGATATCAATCCTTCTTCCCAGGTTTGGGCCGGGCGAGAACTGATAAAGCCCCGCTCAGGGACTGGCAAGGGCTCGGACGCGTCGGAACGTCGGCCGATCAGTGAAAGAGCGATCGCGGAGACGATCAACATCGGGGAGCAAATTCGTGAGCCTAGCTTCATCTTCGATCATCCCTACGTTCGTTGTCGACAATGCAGTTCATCTCGTGAGCGACCCGGTCACCACTTGGATTTTCACCCATGTGAATCGGCCGTAGCCGGAAAATGAAGTGACACTCCCGATCTAGCGGTGGAGCGTGTTCATTCCCTTCAGCCAGGATACCCCTAAGCCGCCAGAACGTGATAGGAACAAACGCATTGCCAGATTGCGAGAACGCGCACAAAGGCTACGTGGGCGACTCGGCCAGTGCCTTTCAGGTCTAGTCGATTGAGTGGAAGCTGGCTGAGCCAACGGATTATTACTAGCCCGACGCACCCGCGAGTGGATTGCCAGGAACCCTTGCCTCCGCTGCGGGCTAGTCGATCAGTAGCCCGTTGGGGCGTGCCGAACGAACTGGAAGCGTCCAGCTGCGATGGAACTGCGGCGAAAGGTAGCAGCAGTGAACGAAGGCATATCCGCCTGTTGATAATCGCAGAACACGTAGCAGAGACGTTCTGTCGGCCAGTCGCATCCGAGGCCAAAGGAATCAAGCCAGGGGAATCGAGGATCCACTCGTTTGCGATTTGGGCTGGTATGATTCCATCGGGTGCCAACATCGAGCCTTGCGATGAATGGGGGTTGTTCTTTCGACGACTCCCGCATTTCGGGATTCAGGACCCGATGACGCCTATTCCTCGACCGGGCGTGATTCCAGGCTCCAGCTATGCAGCATGCCGAAGCGTTCGCTGCGGGTGCCTCGAATCACTAGCTGCCAAATGCCTTTGATCGACTTACCGTTGTAGGCAGACAAGCCGGGTTGTCGTTTCAGCAAGCCTTCGGGGACGTAGCTTCCTTCGAATGGAGGTCGTCCTTTGACGATCGGGTTACCTGCTTGATCGTCGAAAATAGTCTCGTTGAAATTGTCGTCGCCACCGCCAACTTCCGTGAACAACTCGATCCTCTCGCCTTCCGGGCCGGTCAAGAATGCGTCCAAGCAACCGACGTACGAGTGGGTGATTGAGATCTTCACATTCAGGTCAGCAATCAAGAAGTCTTCGTCCACTTCGATCTCGGAAATGACTGTCCGTCCCGGAGGCAATGGAAGTCCCTCTTCGGACCGAAAGGAACCGCCCATCGCAGCTTGCGATCCAGCCAATTCCGCGGTCGTGATCAGTCCATCGTCATTGGCATCCCAAGACACGAACTCAGTAACCAATTCGTCGGTGGGTTCGGGAGCGAACTCGGCCAGCGACACTTGATTGTCTCGGTCGGTGTCACGTTCGTAGAACCATCCCGGGATCCCTTCGCCGAGACCACCAGCCTGCTCTTGGACCTGTGCGAGATGATTGTAAAGCTCTTCTCGCGAGATCTCGCCGTTGCGATCCAGATCGATTTCCGCGACCGGCATTCCGAGCTTGGCCGACTCTTCCCGTTCCAGCATGCCGCTTCGGTTCAGGTCAAATCGGGTCATCACGCCGGCGGCTAACCGATAGGTGTCACCTCCCCGTCGTCGGCGGTTACGCGAGTCATCGCGGCGTGGATCCACCTTAGATGGCTCGATCCCATTGCCGGTACGCCGCACCTTCTGAATTAACTCACTCGAGTCACTCGACAGGATGCGTCGCCGTGCGTAACGCTGGGCCAGCTCTAAACGATTCAGGCGGTCATCTTTGTTGAAGTCATCGGCGAAAGGGTCGCGACGGGACCAGTCCGCACGCCGAGCCTCTTCGCGATCAATCGTTCCATCCCGATCCCGATCGTAGCGGCGCACCAGACGCTCGGCATCATCGAGGTCGTCTTCCGTGTAGGGGTATTTCACATCACCGATGCCAAACTCCGGGATCATCGGTTCATGGCGTCCCATGCCGAAGGGACGCAACTGGCCCTCTCGCTCGGGTTTCACCTCATCGCGTGTGACGCCATTTTGCATCGCGAAGTAGATCCGCGCCGCTTCCTGTAGTTTGTCGATTGGATTGGGCCGACTCAGCGACAAACGCCGGGTCTCGGCAATGCGTTCGAGATAGGGGCGTGAAAGAGGCGTGATCTCGCGCGGATCGATCTCGCCGTTCCCGTTCGTATCCAGGCGTTCAAGAGACTCACGGAGCCCAGCCTGCGCCAACGCATGTCGCTGGCAACAAACCGACAAACAGCAAACCGCAACGATCAATCCGATTCGCGTTAACATTCGCTTGAGCATAGGAAGGCGGTTGGGTGCGGATGCTTCGAAGCCTAGAACGCCGAAGGTTTGTTTACCGTTTGGAAGACGCATGCCATTCATTGTTTACCGTCCTTCTCTGGGGCGAGGGCGGTTGGTGGACGGTCGACTTCGTGAAGTTTCGATCAACAGTCCCTGCAACGCTTCTTCGACTACGAACACATTGCTTGGCACGACCACTTCGATGGACTGGACACCGCGTGAATCAATCACGCTGACAAGGTCCTGCACTTCTTTTAGAAGGCTTTCGGGCGCGGTGATCACCAGCGAGTTGCTGGCCTCATGGACCGCAACAGTCATCTTCGGGGCAAGGTCCTTGGGCTGCGAAGCCGCTTTCGCCATAGCGGCAAGTTTGGCCGCGGCATCTGCCCTGCTGGTCCGGGGATCGGGCGTGGGCTTTTTGGCCGCTTGACCACCGCCCGATGCCTTTTCGTTGGAAGCGACGCGACTCCCGAATGCTTCCCGGATCAGTTCGGCGGCTTCGGTCGCCTTGATGTTAACCAACTCGACGACGTGAGGACGGCCATTGGTCAGCACGTCGGTGATTCCTTCGGGCTTGTCGATGATTTTCAGATAGTACTCCATCCGTTGGATGTCGTCCGTCGCGCCTTGGGCGATCAAGCGGTTCAATCGAGTGTCGGCCACGACGGTCATGGTACCGCTGGTCAGCGTCAGGGTGCCTTCGGAAGTAGTTAGATAGCTGCCGGACAAGAACGATGACGTCGAGCTATAGCCATTGACTAGCGTTCCCAAGTCGGCCTCTTTTGCGGACTCGCCGCCGTCCAGCAACTTCGTCAGCATACGCAGTGCGTCATCCGCCTTGGTGTATTGCATGTAAAACACGATCGGCTTGGACGATACCGCATCGGTCGGCCCCATGATCACGCGAATCAGCTCTTCGAATTGATCGAGAGCTTCCGTGTCATGGGATTGCAAGAGTAGGCCACGAGAAGTGACTTGATATCGGATTGGCGCGTCTTCGCTAACGATGTTGGGCCCGACTTTGCCGACCAGTTCGGTTGGATGCGAAAGGTTCGTGAAAGACTGATCGCGACGGTGTGATTTGGAGCCTCGTTCCGATTGCGGAGTTTTTTTAACAGGCTGAATTTCCTCTTCTCGCAAGTCTTCATCGACGAGCGGTGTCGATTCCGGTTTGATCTGTTGCGCCGGCACTCGCTCGGACGGTGCGGAATCCCAAGCGTCAGATGAAACACGCGAGATTGGATTGTCGCCACGCCAAAACTGGATCGCAGTCTGCAGTGTTCGTTCGGAACCTTCACTGGGCATCGGCAACACTCGAACGTCTTTGCCGACATTGTTCGATTCGCTGGCTTCCAAGTCTGCCACAATCTTCTTGATCTGTTCGATCTGAGGCCGTTTGGCACGGACGAATAGGCGTCGGTTGCCCGCATCGGCGTCGATCTTTGGAAAGTCTTGTCCGGAATCGTCGTCGTCATCGAGTGTTGAAGCGGGGATGTCAAGCATTTGCTCTAGCAGGCTGATCGCGTAGTACGCATCGATCGTCTTCAGCTGAATGACTTCAAAGTCGGCCTCGGTTGCCTGCAACTGCTCGACCGTCATTTCGATCTCACGCTGCGTTTGCACGTCAGCGAGTGCCACGATGCTGCCGGCAGTTTCGTCGATGGACAATCGAACGGGCTTGCCAGCTAGCAAGGTCTGCAGCACGTCGTAGACCATCTGCACGTTGCCGCCTTCCACAAGATGCGACTTCAAGACCGAGTCTCGCTGCACCGCGTCTGCATCCGGATCGGGTTGATCGATCGCTTCAACCAATCCTTCGATCACTTTGATCTTGTCCTCCACGCCGGTCACAAACAGATGCTTGCCCAACACGTCCGCAGACAAGCTGACGTCGATACCAATCATCTCACCGGTGGCCAAACCCAAGTGAGGCCGGGCAACCTCCAAGACGTCTTCGGCGTCAACGTGTTGCAGCCGGAAACTTTTCACCATCGTGCCGTTTTTCATCGCGGTCGGCTGGAACGAATCCAAGATCGCTTGCACGCTTCGCAACTTGGACACCGTGTCAGTAATCATCAATTGATTGGTCACGGCCAATACTGACGGAGGCGTCATCAACTGCAGCGACGAAAGTTCTTCCACTGCGTCGTTTGCATCGAGCTCGGCGAGCTGGAACAAACACTTCACGACTTCGTGGCCGTTGCGAGTGGCCAGTTCTTCCGGCGTGATCATTTCGGCGATCGAGTCGAGTTGCGACAAACTTCGCGGGTCCGTCAGGTTAACGACCGCCAACAGGTTGCCCGATCGAACGATGGCGAAACCTTCCGGAATCAGGAACAGATTGACTCGGTTAATCGCTTCTTCGGGAGTGAACGAGCCGTTGTCATTGTAGGTGAAACTACCCGTTGGCAATTCACCAAACTGCAAAGCCAGGCCTGCCTCATCGGCCACCCATTCAATGACATCACGCCAAGGGGCCGCATTGAAGGAAAACCGCAACTCGGAGCCTGTTCTCAACTGAGCGGGTACCGCTGGGACGGTACGGGGTTCGGGTTCCGCAGCGACTAAGTCCGCTTCGCCCGAATCCGCATCGCCCAAAGCAGTTGATTCCGTGTTCGGCGGAAGAACGCCCGGTTGGGCAGTGGTCGGATTTGCCGAGGCCGACTCGGCTGGATTCAGTGATTCAGTGGGCTGCCAACTGTCGGATGCCTGGAGCGGCTCAGTCGACGGCGACGGCTCGCCCGATTCCAAGCTCGATTGCTCCGTCGTTGCGGATGCAGGCGTTGCTGGAACCTGCGCGAACGCTGAAACGGAGCCAAGCATGGCAACTGCGGCACAAATCGCAGGGCCGATGCATCCGCGAAATAACCTAACAAAGTTACTGTGATGGGATCTGGTCATGGGATTCATGCAGGTTTTGCCATCACAATTCCACGCGAGTTCAGCAGCTTTGTGCGAACGCGAGGATGGAGCGATAGCGGTGGGGACGCAAGAAAGCCGGAACTTTCAATGCGTGATGGGTGGGAAGTCGTGTAAGCGGCAAGTTGCTTACGGCAGGCTCCTATAGGTTAGTCGATAAACGCCCAACGTGGCAAACGTAATTCAAATCGCCACTGCCCAGGCGCACCGGCCCCAAGGTGCCCGCTACCAAGTTTCGCGGGGTTTTGGTCGCCAGGAAACGGGTTTCAGCCTCGGCGAGCAGTCGAAAAAGCCTGGTTCGATCGGGCCTCGATTCTCAATCGCTTCGGTGATCCGAAGGCCGGCGAATCGGATAAGCAGGCGAACCCGCAATAGACAGCGTTGGCGGTGCAGTGGAGGCCGTCTCGCGTCGCAATTGCATTGGTTCCAGGTGACTTCCCAAGAACCCGGCCGC
This genomic window contains:
- a CDS encoding glycosyl hydrolase family 95 catalytic domain-containing protein; amino-acid sequence: MLIVSAIALSLIGRRSDASEPLPVPERGFISSRPAQTWEEGLISGNGTIGANVLSRPLNERIIFTHERLFLPQGPPTMPPDTSARLFEIRKLIDRGLYKQASHLAFDLSGQDDFLYPDPFVPAFDLSVKMASDTEPSEYARSLDFQTGEATVQWTDQQTVFQRRLFVSRKDSVAVLSISGSKPGSVSCRLGFEQRQPSDKLDADEVQRSGEVFKESVTDIVAGADEFGLSYQNRFTKAYPGSIHGLEGVARVLVDGGTHSANGDGTIDVKKADDVLVLVDLQVLYDPDAPKVDAMKSSLANLPADYAKLLGDHAKIHGELFNRMRLDIGGGADHQRTTEELLDESSFDKLNRALVEKEFDAGRYNIISCTGELPPNLQGGWAGTYVPGWASDFTHNGNVPSAIAANLMGNMPELMLSYTTYIESLVPWLEVNAKHMFGARGIVLPSRSTTNGFNNALAPEFAGGFWVGGAGWSAHYFYDYYLYTGDREFLSEHALPFMEQAALFFEDYLYEGPDGKFVFSPTQSPENTPGNSNSQGSFNATMDVAIAKDLLTNLIAASNELGRNADKVKLWQTMLDKMPDYMIDEDGIIKEWSTPRLDNRDSHRHSSQLFPLYDGLPKEIDESPELRSAFKKSIEFKLDKHWKDNQRGFMSFGLVQLGQASTSLGESELAYHCLGHLVNRFWLNNLASMHNHRSLFNMDISGGMPAVIIKMLVASDLGKIKLLPAVPAEWPLGQIEGVLCRGAIEIQNLKWDGKQISVSLLADRSQSVVLELPSEIAELTVVDGKAAIAPAEHANQRTLSLEKGKPITLEILMK
- a CDS encoding proprotein convertase P-domain-containing protein — encoded protein: MRLPNGKQTFGVLGFEASAPNRLPMLKRMLTRIGLIVAVCCLSVCCQRHALAQAGLRESLERLDTNGNGEIDPREITPLSRPYLERIAETRRLSLSRPNPIDKLQEAARIYFAMQNGVTRDEVKPEREGQLRPFGMGRHEPMIPEFGIGDVKYPYTEDDLDDAERLVRRYDRDRDGTIDREEARRADWSRRDPFADDFNKDDRLNRLELAQRYARRRILSSDSSELIQKVRRTGNGIEPSKVDPRRDDSRNRRRRGGDTYRLAAGVMTRFDLNRSGMLEREESAKLGMPVAEIDLDRNGEISREELYNHLAQVQEQAGGLGEGIPGWFYERDTDRDNQVSLAEFAPEPTDELVTEFVSWDANDDGLITTAELAGSQAAMGGSFRSEEGLPLPPGRTVISEIEVDEDFLIADLNVKISITHSYVGCLDAFLTGPEGERIELFTEVGGGDDNFNETIFDDQAGNPIVKGRPPFEGSYVPEGLLKRQPGLSAYNGKSIKGIWQLVIRGTRSERFGMLHSWSLESRPVEE
- a CDS encoding secretin N-terminal domain-containing protein, which gives rise to MLGSVSAFAQVPATPASATTEQSSLESGEPSPSTEPLQASDSWQPTESLNPAESASANPTTAQPGVLPPNTESTALGDADSGEADLVAAEPEPRTVPAVPAQLRTGSELRFSFNAAPWRDVIEWVADEAGLALQFGELPTGSFTYNDNGSFTPEEAINRVNLFLIPEGFAIVRSGNLLAVVNLTDPRSLSQLDSIAEMITPEELATRNGHEVVKCLFQLAELDANDAVEELSSLQLMTPPSVLAVTNQLMITDTVSKLRSVQAILDSFQPTAMKNGTMVKSFRLQHVDAEDVLEVARPHLGLATGEMIGIDVSLSADVLGKHLFVTGVEDKIKVIEGLVEAIDQPDPDADAVQRDSVLKSHLVEGGNVQMVYDVLQTLLAGKPVRLSIDETAGSIVALADVQTQREIEMTVEQLQATEADFEVIQLKTIDAYYAISLLEQMLDIPASTLDDDDDSGQDFPKIDADAGNRRLFVRAKRPQIEQIKKIVADLEASESNNVGKDVRVLPMPSEGSERTLQTAIQFWRGDNPISRVSSDAWDSAPSERVPAQQIKPESTPLVDEDLREEEIQPVKKTPQSERGSKSHRRDQSFTNLSHPTELVGKVGPNIVSEDAPIRYQVTSRGLLLQSHDTEALDQFEELIRVIMGPTDAVSSKPIVFYMQYTKADDALRMLTKLLDGGESAKEADLGTLVNGYSSTSSFLSGSYLTTSEGTLTLTSGTMTVVADTRLNRLIAQGATDDIQRMEYYLKIIDKPEGITDVLTNGRPHVVELVNIKATEAAELIREAFGSRVASNEKASGGGQAAKKPTPDPRTSRADAAAKLAAMAKAASQPKDLAPKMTVAVHEASNSLVITAPESLLKEVQDLVSVIDSRGVQSIEVVVPSNVFVVEEALQGLLIETSRSRPSTNRPRPREGR